One genomic segment of Acidobacteriota bacterium includes these proteins:
- the recA gene encoding recombinase RecA, protein MASSQSEKLKAVEGALSQIERQFGKGAIMRLGQQETLSISSISTGSIGVDAALGIGGVPRGRIVEIYGPESSGKTTLSLQVVAEAQKGGGLAAFIDAEHALDAEYAAKLGVDVDNLLVSQPDSGEQALEIAEMLVRSGAIDVIVIDSVAALVPRAELEGEMGDSHVGLQARLMSQALRKLTAIVAKSRTVLIFINQIREKIGVMFGSPETTTGGRALKFYSSVRLDIRRISSIKEGDTITGSRVKVKVVKNKCAAPFRQAEFDINYGEGSSKEGELIDLGLEQKLVQKSGSWFSYGDVRLGQGRENSKIFIRENPDLSSELEKKIRESLGIGGPGLKVIEGGDEAPEKEASSK, encoded by the coding sequence ATGGCATCTTCACAAAGCGAAAAACTCAAAGCCGTCGAGGGCGCACTCTCTCAGATCGAGCGGCAGTTCGGCAAGGGAGCGATCATGCGTCTGGGACAGCAGGAGACGCTTTCGATCAGCTCGATCTCGACCGGATCGATCGGGGTGGACGCCGCCCTCGGGATCGGCGGTGTTCCGCGCGGTCGAATCGTCGAGATTTACGGGCCGGAGTCATCCGGAAAGACGACGCTGTCGCTGCAGGTCGTCGCCGAGGCGCAGAAAGGTGGCGGACTCGCCGCCTTCATCGATGCGGAGCACGCGCTCGACGCCGAATACGCCGCCAAACTCGGAGTCGACGTCGACAATCTTCTCGTCTCGCAACCCGACAGCGGAGAGCAGGCGCTCGAGATTGCGGAAATGCTCGTGCGATCCGGAGCGATCGACGTCATCGTCATCGATTCGGTCGCCGCGCTGGTTCCGCGGGCCGAGCTCGAAGGCGAGATGGGCGACAGTCACGTCGGCCTTCAGGCGAGACTGATGTCGCAGGCGCTTCGCAAACTGACGGCGATCGTAGCGAAATCGCGCACCGTCCTCATCTTCATCAACCAGATCAGGGAGAAGATCGGCGTCATGTTCGGCAGTCCCGAGACGACCACCGGCGGCCGCGCGCTGAAGTTCTACTCGTCGGTGCGGCTCGACATCCGCCGGATCTCTTCGATCAAGGAAGGCGACACGATCACCGGATCGCGAGTCAAGGTCAAGGTCGTCAAAAACAAGTGCGCCGCTCCCTTCCGGCAGGCGGAGTTCGACATCAACTACGGCGAAGGAAGCTCGAAGGAAGGGGAGCTGATCGACCTCGGGCTCGAACAGAAGCTCGTCCAGAAGTCCGGCTCCTGGTTCTCGTACGGCGATGTCCGCCTCGGTCAGGGTCGGGAGAACTCGAAGATCTTCATTCGCGAGAACCCCGATCTCTCATCCGAGCTCGAGAAGAAGATCCGCGAGAGCCTCGGGATCGGCGGGCCCGGCCTGAAGGTGATCGAGGGCGGCGACGAGGCCCCGGAGAAGGAAGCATCGAGCAAGTAA
- a CDS encoding thioredoxin domain-containing protein, with product MSKEAGNRLAGETSPYLLQHAGNPVDWYPWGEEAFEAARAANRPVFLSIGYSACHWCHVMAHESFEDERIAALLNENFVSIKVDREERPEIDAIYMQAVQMMTGHGGWPMSVFLTPDGRPFFAGTYFPPTDQRGMPGFDRILEHVSRIWSERRDAVDEVASEVRDAIRASSKAKEGALAVEAERLTAAAWASVSQFDSTWGGFGSAPKFPQAMHLSWLLKVARRTTAPELAAMVTTTLDRMAEGGIYDHLGGGFARYSVDREWRVPHFEKMLYDNALLSSVYTEAWQYSGERRYERVVHETLEFVKREMTSPEGGFYSALDADSEGEEGKFYVWTRDEIIELLGDDRGQRFADLYDVTGEGNFEHGKSVLRLPRDGQAPDGEWLEEARAQLLAEREKRVRPGRDDKVIAAWNGWMLAAWSEAAVAFRRPEYLEVAKRSAGFLLEHLVSDDGRVMRIWKDGRVRFEGILEDHAGVGWGLVAAFEATQDRRYLDAARKIGEVILERFSSEDGPFWDTAADHESLIARPRDTFDSATPSGNSLAVRLLQKLAAYFDAPRFEEAADRAMLALMPVALHYPNGYGFLLSAAEWHLSRPVEIAITGEAGESKEAFWRAVGESYVPHRIIADSRAGALPLLEGKPSDEAAVWLCRNYTCEAPIEDPDEVRKKLA from the coding sequence ATGAGTAAGGAAGCGGGCAACCGGCTCGCTGGCGAGACGTCCCCCTACCTCCTTCAGCACGCCGGAAATCCCGTCGACTGGTATCCGTGGGGCGAAGAGGCCTTCGAGGCGGCGCGTGCAGCGAACCGGCCGGTCTTTCTGTCGATCGGGTACTCGGCGTGTCACTGGTGCCATGTGATGGCGCACGAGTCGTTCGAGGACGAACGGATCGCCGCTCTTCTCAACGAGAACTTCGTATCGATCAAGGTCGACCGTGAGGAGCGGCCCGAGATCGACGCGATCTACATGCAGGCGGTTCAGATGATGACGGGCCACGGGGGATGGCCGATGTCGGTCTTTCTGACTCCCGATGGCCGGCCGTTTTTCGCCGGGACCTATTTCCCGCCGACCGACCAGCGCGGAATGCCGGGATTCGATCGGATTCTCGAGCACGTGAGCCGGATCTGGTCCGAGCGTCGTGATGCGGTCGACGAAGTTGCTTCGGAGGTTCGCGACGCGATCCGGGCGTCATCGAAGGCGAAGGAGGGAGCTCTGGCGGTCGAGGCGGAAAGGCTAACGGCCGCGGCATGGGCGAGCGTTTCACAGTTCGATTCGACGTGGGGCGGCTTCGGGTCGGCGCCGAAATTCCCGCAGGCGATGCATCTCTCCTGGCTGTTGAAGGTCGCGCGCCGAACCACCGCTCCGGAGCTGGCCGCGATGGTGACGACGACCCTCGACCGGATGGCCGAAGGTGGAATCTACGATCATCTCGGCGGCGGATTCGCCAGATACTCGGTCGACAGGGAGTGGCGTGTGCCCCACTTCGAGAAGATGCTCTACGACAATGCGCTTCTCTCCAGCGTCTACACCGAGGCGTGGCAGTACTCGGGAGAACGCCGCTACGAGCGGGTCGTCCACGAGACTCTGGAGTTCGTGAAACGAGAGATGACCTCGCCGGAGGGGGGCTTTTATTCGGCTCTCGATGCCGACTCCGAGGGGGAGGAGGGGAAGTTCTACGTATGGACGCGGGACGAGATCATCGAACTGCTCGGCGACGATCGCGGGCAGCGCTTCGCGGATCTTTACGACGTCACCGGCGAGGGCAACTTCGAGCATGGGAAATCGGTTCTCCGGTTGCCGCGCGACGGCCAGGCACCGGACGGCGAATGGCTCGAGGAAGCGCGCGCGCAACTCCTGGCGGAACGGGAAAAGCGAGTCCGTCCCGGCCGCGACGACAAGGTGATCGCCGCGTGGAACGGATGGATGCTCGCCGCCTGGTCCGAAGCGGCCGTTGCGTTCCGGCGTCCTGAGTACCTCGAGGTCGCGAAGAGATCCGCCGGCTTTCTTCTGGAACACCTGGTGTCGGACGACGGCCGCGTGATGAGGATCTGGAAGGACGGCCGAGTCCGGTTCGAGGGGATTCTGGAGGATCATGCAGGAGTTGGTTGGGGGTTGGTCGCCGCATTCGAGGCAACCCAGGATCGGCGCTATCTCGACGCGGCGAGGAAGATCGGCGAAGTGATCCTCGAGCGGTTCAGTAGTGAGGATGGTCCGTTCTGGGACACGGCTGCCGATCATGAATCGCTCATAGCGAGACCTCGTGACACGTTCGATTCCGCGACCCCGTCGGGCAATTCGCTCGCAGTTCGTCTCCTGCAGAAGCTCGCCGCATATTTCGACGCGCCGCGATTCGAGGAAGCCGCGGACCGGGCGATGCTTGCGCTGATGCCGGTCGCTCTGCATTATCCGAACGGCTACGGATTTCTGCTGAGCGCGGCGGAATGGCATCTGAGCCGTCCAGTCGAGATCGCCATCACTGGCGAAGCCGGGGAGAGTAAAGAAGCCTTCTGGCGCGCCGTCGGCGAGAGCTATGTACCGCACAGGATCATCGCCGACTCGAGGGCGGGTGCACTACCGCTGCTGGAAGGCAAGCCGTCCGATGAAGCAGCGGTCTGGCTCTGCAGGAACTACACGTGTGAGGCGCCGATCGAGGATCCCGACGAGGTCAGGAAGAAGCTGGCCTGA
- a CDS encoding NAD(P) transhydrogenase subunit alpha: MMDSILIGIYLFVLAMFVGFEVITKIPPTLHTPLMSGANAISGITVVGALIASQGGYFTTSRLLGCLAIIVATVNVVGGFLVTDRMLRMFGKRK; this comes from the coding sequence CTGATGGACTCGATTCTCATCGGTATTTATCTTTTCGTTCTTGCGATGTTCGTCGGCTTCGAAGTGATCACGAAGATTCCGCCGACGCTGCATACGCCTCTGATGTCGGGTGCGAACGCGATTTCCGGGATTACGGTTGTCGGAGCGCTCATTGCGTCGCAGGGAGGTTATTTCACGACGAGCCGGCTTCTCGGCTGTCTCGCGATCATTGTCGCGACGGTGAACGTGGTCGGCGGCTTCCTGGTGACTGACCGAATGCTTCGAATGTTCGGGAAGCGGAAATAG
- a CDS encoding dienelactone hydrolase family protein gives MGETISFKSNGHDCRGNLSVPADGSGPAVVVIQEWWGLVDHIEDVVDQFAASGFLAFAPDLYHGKKAKSPDDAKKLMMELEIDSAVEEISGAGEYLLSRRECTSSNYGVVGFCMGGGLAQMVATRDRRVGAAASFYGVLQKAKPDWDALEAPILLIYGETDLSARASEGIELQKKLRAAGKNVDVAIYPNAGHAFFNDSRPEVYVEDAAQDAFERVIALFREHLPGAEVG, from the coding sequence ATGGGCGAGACGATCAGCTTCAAGTCGAACGGGCACGATTGCCGGGGGAACCTCTCCGTTCCCGCGGATGGCTCCGGCCCCGCGGTCGTGGTCATTCAGGAGTGGTGGGGGCTGGTCGACCACATCGAGGACGTCGTGGATCAGTTCGCCGCCTCCGGGTTTCTCGCGTTCGCTCCCGACCTCTACCACGGGAAGAAGGCGAAGTCGCCGGACGATGCGAAAAAGCTGATGATGGAGCTCGAGATCGACTCCGCGGTCGAGGAGATCTCCGGCGCTGGCGAATATCTGCTGTCGAGGCGGGAGTGCACGTCGTCGAATTACGGTGTGGTCGGATTCTGCATGGGCGGTGGTCTCGCGCAGATGGTTGCCACGCGCGACCGTCGGGTCGGAGCGGCGGCGAGCTTCTACGGCGTCCTGCAGAAAGCGAAGCCCGACTGGGACGCCCTCGAAGCGCCGATTCTTCTGATCTACGGCGAGACGGATCTTTCGGCCCGCGCGAGCGAAGGGATCGAGCTCCAGAAGAAACTGCGGGCGGCGGGGAAGAACGTCGACGTCGCCATCTACCCCAACGCTGGCCATGCGTTCTTCAACGATTCGCGTCCGGAGGTCTACGTCGAGGACGCAGCCCAGGATGCGTTCGAGCGCGTCATCGCGCTGTTTCGCGAGCACCTCCCCGGCGCCGAAGTCGGTTGA
- a CDS encoding NAD(P)(+) transhydrogenase (Re/Si-specific) subunit beta → MDGLVSFLYLLATALFIFGLKNLTKVRTARRGNGFASLAMLLAVVATLLDIGIVDYRWIVIGLVIGSVIGVVAATRVKMTSMPEMVALLNGCGGAASALVALSAIWLYVIEPLAIGTISGIMGGVSATTVALSIFIGSLTLSGSVVAFMKLAGSMRGDPILIPARHAANAALLVLCIVAGIWLIQWTSAAGMIGSLAVLLTLAAALLGVLLVIPIGGADMPVVISLLNSYSGLAAAATGFVIANEMLIIAGALVGASGLILTQIMCKAMNRSLANVIFGGFGAIADEGGAPADQDYGPVRSGGAEEAAILLDGAEKVMIVPGYGLAVAQAQHTTRELAEMLEARGAEVIYAIHPVAGRMPGHMNVLLAEADVPYEQLVEMERANGEFIDTDVVLVLGANDVVNPAAEKEKGSPIYGMPILQVSAARSVIVVKRSLSPGFAGIKNALFEDPKTMMVFMDAKQALQEMISELKQAS, encoded by the coding sequence ATGGACGGACTCGTATCGTTTCTTTACCTGCTGGCGACCGCTCTCTTCATCTTCGGTCTGAAGAACCTGACGAAGGTGCGCACGGCGCGGCGCGGCAACGGCTTCGCCTCGCTCGCGATGCTGCTCGCGGTCGTTGCGACACTGCTCGATATCGGGATTGTCGACTATCGCTGGATCGTGATCGGCCTGGTGATCGGATCGGTCATCGGTGTAGTGGCGGCGACTCGGGTGAAGATGACCTCGATGCCGGAAATGGTCGCCCTTCTGAACGGTTGTGGCGGCGCCGCGTCGGCACTGGTTGCTCTCTCTGCCATCTGGCTCTACGTGATCGAGCCCCTCGCCATCGGTACGATCTCCGGAATCATGGGCGGTGTTTCCGCAACCACCGTCGCATTGTCGATTTTCATCGGCTCGCTGACACTGAGCGGGAGCGTGGTGGCATTCATGAAGCTTGCGGGGTCGATGCGTGGCGATCCGATTCTGATTCCGGCCAGGCACGCCGCGAACGCCGCGCTCCTGGTGCTCTGCATCGTCGCCGGTATCTGGCTGATCCAGTGGACGTCGGCGGCAGGGATGATCGGCTCTCTCGCAGTTCTGCTGACGCTTGCTGCTGCACTTCTCGGTGTCCTTCTGGTGATTCCGATCGGTGGGGCCGACATGCCGGTCGTGATCTCGCTGCTCAATTCGTACTCCGGACTGGCGGCTGCTGCCACCGGATTCGTCATCGCCAATGAAATGCTCATCATCGCGGGTGCACTGGTCGGCGCGAGTGGCCTGATCCTGACCCAGATCATGTGCAAGGCGATGAACCGGTCACTCGCGAACGTCATCTTCGGGGGCTTCGGCGCAATTGCCGACGAGGGGGGCGCGCCCGCCGACCAGGATTACGGACCGGTGCGCTCGGGAGGAGCCGAGGAAGCGGCGATACTGCTCGACGGCGCCGAAAAAGTGATGATCGTTCCCGGTTACGGCCTGGCCGTCGCGCAGGCGCAGCACACGACCCGCGAGCTCGCCGAGATGCTGGAGGCGCGAGGAGCGGAAGTCATCTACGCAATCCATCCGGTCGCCGGCCGCATGCCGGGACATATGAACGTGCTCCTCGCCGAGGCCGACGTGCCGTATGAGCAGCTGGTGGAGATGGAGCGGGCCAACGGCGAGTTCATCGACACCGACGTCGTCCTGGTCCTCGGAGCGAATGACGTCGTCAACCCGGCTGCCGAGAAGGAGAAGGGGAGCCCGATCTACGGCATGCCGATCCTGCAGGTTTCTGCGGCTCGATCGGTCATCGTGGTCAAGCGCTCGCTGAGTCCCGGCTTCGCCGGCATCAAGAACGCACTCTTCGAAGATCCGAAGACAATGATGGTATTCATGGACGCGAAGCAGGCGCTCCAGGAGATGATCTCCGAGCTGAAGCAGGCGTCCTGA
- a CDS encoding DNA-3-methyladenine glycosylase I → MSKMKRCAWPLKGDDAYLRYHDEEWGVPLRDDPGQFEFLTLESAQAGLSWATVLRKREGYRKNFAGFDPEKVARFTDNRIEKILLDPAIIRNRAKVRAAVSNAARFLEIAEEFGTFSDYIWSFVDGKPRVNRWKRDADVPATSPESDALSADLKQRGFKFVGSTVMYAHMQATGLVNDHIVSCFRHREVQS, encoded by the coding sequence ATGTCGAAAATGAAGCGTTGCGCCTGGCCTCTGAAGGGAGATGACGCGTATCTCCGCTACCACGACGAAGAGTGGGGGGTGCCGCTGCGCGACGATCCCGGACAGTTCGAGTTCCTCACGCTCGAGAGTGCGCAGGCAGGCCTGAGCTGGGCGACGGTTCTCCGGAAGCGGGAAGGCTATCGAAAGAACTTCGCCGGTTTCGACCCCGAGAAGGTCGCGCGCTTCACCGACAACCGCATCGAAAAGATTCTTCTCGACCCGGCCATCATCCGGAATCGTGCGAAGGTTCGGGCAGCCGTGTCGAACGCGGCGCGGTTTCTCGAGATCGCCGAGGAATTCGGTACGTTCTCCGACTACATCTGGAGCTTCGTCGATGGAAAACCGAGGGTGAACCGGTGGAAACGCGACGCGGACGTTCCGGCCACATCGCCCGAGTCCGATGCACTGAGCGCCGATCTCAAACAGCGCGGGTTCAAATTCGTCGGCAGCACGGTGATGTATGCGCACATGCAGGCGACCGGTCTCGTGAACGATCACATCGTGAGCTGCTTCCGGCATCGCGAGGTGCAGTCATGA